The genomic interval CCTATGCACATAAGAATCTAAAAGATGCAACAGAAGACGTGGTTTATAAGATATTAAAAGATTTAGGAGGAGATGGAGGCCTTATTGCTATTGATAAACAGGGATCCATTTCAATGCCATTTAATACAGAAGGAATGTATCGGGCTTCTCGGATAAGTGGGCAAGAAGCATATATAGGAATTTACGAAAAATAGAAATTTTACAAAACCTTAGCTGGTGCGTTGAAAGCGTATATATTTAATTGTTTTTCCAATTGCAAGATGTTTTAATTCATAATATGTTTTAACATCCATTTCAGGATATTCTTTTCCTGAATTATATATATTATCACTAAAATCAAGAATTTTAAAGTCAGTATCTTGTTGTAAGGTTTCTAAGGTAAAATTATAGAGTGTTGTATCATCCGTTTTTAGATGAAGCATTCCATTGGGTTTCAAAATTTGTTTATATATATTTAGATAAAATGGAGCTGTCAATCGTTTTGCAGTTTTTCTTTGTTTTAGAAATGGATCTGGGAAGGTAATCCAAATTTCATCCACTTCATGAGCAGAAAAAAAATGAGGCAATAATTCAATTTTAGTTCGTAAAAATGCAATTCGTTCATTTTGTGAATCGAGTGCTTTTTTCGCACCCTTCCATATTCGGGCTCCTTTGATATCAATTCCAATATAATTATTAATAGGATACAAAGCAGATAATCCCAAACAATATTCTCCTCCACCGCAAGCTAATTCTAAAACTAATGGATCCTTATTTTTGAAATAACCCAACTTCCAATTTCCCTTAAATTCTATTTGTTCATGCAAAGTTTTATAAAGTACCGGATTTTTGAAACTAAAATTTTCAAAAACATTTGGCAAATTTAAATTTTCTGCAAACTTCTCAAGTTTACTTCGTTTACTCATGAAGGGAATTCTAAAAATTAAACAGTTGATCTAAAGCTCCTTGAAATTGTTCAAGTTCGTGTATAGATTCATTTTTATTATTTTCTAACCAAATTAGTGTATTTGGATCTTTTAGTAAGTCTTGTAATTTTTTTGCATCTGATTGACTACAATTAGCGTTTGATTTTGACTGTAGAATATATACCGGACTAATGCTATTTGGGAGATAGTCATAAGTGTTAAAATCATATTTTAGTTCATACGGTAATGCCAGGGCAGGAAATCGATCCCGCATCCAACGTCTTAATGAATACACCGGATTTTCGAGAACGACAAATCGGCAAGGAAGCATACTCGCTAAATAACAAGCGGCATTTGCAGAAAAATCCTTTGCATAAATAATGATACTATCTTCCCGATATCTTTTTCGAATCCATTCCATTGCCGAAATAGCATCTTCATTCAGGCTACTTTCTGTTACTGAACCTGATGATTTTCCAAATCCTCTGAAATCCGGAATTAAAACAGATGCACCTCTGGATGTAAAATTTTCACAAAAACCAAGATGTTTGTTAATATTACCCTGAGCACCATGTAAATAGAGTACCATTGCTTTTTCTTTTCCGGTAGGTTTGCACAAGGCTGCATAGATGACACTTTGTTCCGGGATACTAATTTGAACTTCTTCTTTGCGTTTAGAATTGGTAAAATTATAGTTGTTGGTTCGTTCTGTACGAAAAAGGATAGAATCGATAAAAATATATAATGAGAGGACCCCAACAATATATAAGATCAGAATTGCTCCAAAACTTAAAATAATATTTCTTATCGTCCAATTCATGAAACGCCAAGATAAAAACTTTGGCTTAGAATAATACTATCAGCTTGCCTTGATTTTTAAAATCGATATACCATCATATCTGTATAATCATCAGGATATAGAAAAGGCTCCTTGTTAGAAATACAGAATTAAATAATTTTGCTATGCATGGATGTAATAATAAAAGATCTAAATAGCTACCAAATGCTTACAATAAAATTAATTTTATCATTCGATTCAAATAATGAAAAAGATTAAATTTAATACTACAGAATTTTCATTTATATGAAAACAACGCAAAAGTTCTACTTGGATCAAAAGGAGATATCCTTGCATCAAATTGAGTATCCAAATCAGAATAAATTAGTGTATGATTTATGTAAAATGAGGGAATATATGCGATTGTATTTATTGCATGAATACCATGGATATTAGCCGGGCGTATTTTTATTATAAAAAAAGGAGTTATGCTTAGTAAAACATAACTCCTTGATTTATTAAGTGGGAGATACTGGGTTCGAACCAGTGACCCTCTGCTTGTAAGGCAGATGCTCTGAACCAGCTGAGCTAATCTCCCGAATTCAGTGATTTGGGTTGCAAAGATACACGAGTGCCTTTTTTTTCCAAAAATATTTTCTTAAAGCTTAAATATTAATATTATCATAATTGAAAATCAGCAGGTTAAACATATAATTAAATATAATATAATGAATGATTCTTTGAAATGGCTTCAGAAACTTAACTTTTTAAGGGTGCAAATCTAATTCGTTGCATTCCTCCCAAATGGAAGTTTTTAAAAGAATACCTTATGCATCAAGTAATGAACCATAAAATTCTAATCTTGTATTATTTAAAACCAAGTTTGAACGAGCCTTTATTTATAGGAAACAACTTTATTATCTTAGTTCATTGGATTGCATATGAATTTTTTAAGTTTAGAAGTTTTATGCAATAAAATTTTTAAAATCAAATTGTTTTAATGATTCGCTTCGTATTTCCAATGAGTTTATAATTTAATTATTTATTCTCCTATTTTTTGTAATTTTGAAGTCATCAGATTTATTTAAGATTTAATTTTCTAAAAGCAGCTTTTTCATTTTTTAAACGTTTAGTTGTAAACAATGAATCATAAAGATTTTCTTCAGTATATTTGTAGTCCGTTTTAACTATACGATGCTGCTGCACAAATAATTTTTTATTTGTTATATTTGTCTAAATATTATGAAGTTTTATCACCTGAGTTTACTTTCTTATTTGGTTTTACTGTATTCCAATTCAATAGGTCTGAAACTTTTTTCTTTTTTTTAAATAAGCTATAAATTAATTTAATGATTTTAAAATCGAAATTCTTACCAATGAAGTACTTTAGTTTGTTAATTTTTACTAACTTTTTAGTTATAGGATTTTCTCAGCAGGCACCCACTAAAGAAGGTTTTCAAAACATAGTAAAGGCAGAACAAAAAGCAAATGCTTTAAAATTGAATGCTTCTGCTCAAATTTTTATTGATGATTATGATGTAATTTATCATCGTTGTGAATGGCAGGTTGACCCAGCAGTGTATTACATCCAAGGCAAAGTCACTACTTATTTAAGTCCTTTGGTTTTAGACTTTCAAAATATTCGATTTAATCTAAGTAATGTTTTGCATGTGGACTCTGTTGAATATCGGGGTACGAAAGTAGGCTTTACACACCTCCTTGATGAACTTACAATTCCTATACAGAATACTATTCAGATTGGAGAAATGGATTCAGTTTCAGTATATTATCAAGGGGCTCCTCCTAAAACAGGATTCGGTTCTTTTGATGCCAATATGCATGCCGGTATTCCTGTATTATGGACGCTATCAGAACCCTATGGTGGAAGTGATTGGTGGCCTTGTAAAGACGGTCTTATTGATAAAGCAGATTCTATTGAAATTCTGATTAAAACACCTGCAATGTATCGCGCAGCGAGTAATGGTGTTTTGATGGATGAAACTTTAGAAGGCAATTTTAAAATTTACCATTGGAAGCATCGCTATCCGATTGCTACGTATTTGATATGTATGGCTGTTACCAATTATATTCAATACTCCCATTTTGTTCCTTATGAAAACACAAATACAGAAGTACTAAATTATATTTATCCGGAAGATTCTGCAAGTGCTGCTTCCCAAACACCATGGATTATTCCTGTAATGCAATTATATGATACTTTATTTGGTGTCTACCCTTTTGCAGATGAGAAGTATGGTCATTGTCAGTTTGGTTGGGGTGGAGGAATGGAGCATCAAACGTTTACATTTGTGGGTGCTTTTTATTTTGAACTTTTAGCTCACGAACTTGCGCATCATTGGTTTGGAGATAAAATAACCTGTGGGTCATGGCAAGATGTTTGGCTTAATGAAGGCTTTGCCACATATCTTTCTGGATTAAGTTATGAGCGCATTTTACCACAATGGTGGAGACAATTTAAAGCCGGGAGAATCGAAGATGTTATTAGTGAACCCGGAGGTTCTGTATGGTGCGATGATACAACTCAAGTTGGACGTATATTTAATGGCAGATTAAGTTATTCGAAAGGTGCTTTAATTTTACATCAATTGCGTTGGATAATTGGTGATTCTGCTTTTTTCAAAGCGGTTCACAATTATGTGAACGATCCTTCTTTAGTTTATGGTTTCGCCCGCACTGGTGATTTAATTGAACACTTTGAATCAACTTCAGGACGTCCGCTGGATTGGTATTTTGATGATTGGTTTACCGGACAAGGATATCCAATTTATCAGTTGCAATGGAGTCAAAATGGAACGATCGTTAATATTCAAATAAATCAAAATCAATCCCACCCTTCTGTACCTTATTTTGAATTGCCAATTCCAATTCAATTTAAAAATCAAAATAGGGATACCATAATTCGATTAGAAAATATGTTTTCTGGCCAAAATTATAGTCTTGAAATTCCTTTTAAAGTGGATACGGTAGTAATCGATCCTGATCTTTGGTTAATACAAAAAAATGATGTGATCACAACAGTAAGTGAGACAGAACTCAAAGATTTAGTTTCAATAGCTCCAAATCCGGTACATGATTTATTGCAAATTCGTTTTGCTAAAACATTTCAATCTATTCAGTTTAAATTGATAGATGATACTGGAAAAGAAATTTTGAACCAGAAAACAACACCATCGAGTTTCTTAGAAATAAATGTTAAAGAATTTAATACTGGAATCTATTTTTTGCATTTTAATATTGAAGGGCAAACCGGAATTATAAGGTTTATCAAAGAATAGTACCCTGAGGAGCTAATATTTGTCATCTAAAACCATAAGCAATATCATTGGTTTTGAATGATTTCTTGTTATAAGTTTGGCATGCAATTTATTTATTGTTTAACATATTAAATTCAAAATCATGACAACTTTAAGTTTTCCAAAAAGGAGTTTGCTTCCAAAAATTACAAGCGACCGTTTTGATGCTGGCAGTTTTTTTTCACCAAGAATTTGGGAATTTGATGGAGATTTTTTTGATATGGAATTGGCGAACCGGCTCCCATTTGTAAATATTATTGACACCGGCAATGCATATAAATTTGAATTAGCTGCACCGGGTCTTGAAAGTAAAGACTTTAAGGTTGAAATAGACAAAGGCATGTTGACTATAAGTGCTGAAAAGAATGAAGAATTTAAAGAAAAAACAGAAGACATTTCCCGCATAGAGTATTCTTATAATAGTTTTAGCCGTACGTTTCGACTTCCTGAGAATTGTGTCGCAGACAAAATGAGTGCAAAATATGAAAACGGAATACTTCGATTAATGATCCCTAAAAGTGAAGAAAACCTAACGAAGACAGTGAAAGAAATTAAAGTGTCTTAATAGTTTATTTTAAATTTTAAAAATATGAAAAGTTCCTGCCTTAATGGTGGGAACTTTTTTATCATTTAAATAATTTTCATGCTATGAAACTAAAATTAGTGCGATTTCTTAACACTGTAATGCGTGTAAAAAAAATTACTAAAATATTCAGATAAATTATTTGATTGGAATAGCATTCAAAGTTGCTTTTAAATACTCCCAAAATTTCTGAACTGAAGAAATGCTTACTTTTTCATCTGGCGAATGTGCACCTCGTATGGTGGGACCGAAAGATATCATTTGCATGTCTGGATAATTGGTACCCAGAATTCCGCATTCTAGTCCGGCATGACATGCATTTACTAAAGCGGGTTCATGGTATCGTTCCTGATATAATTCGCTCATTAATTTGACAATTGGAGAGGATGGTTTTGGTGTCCAACCTGGATAAGATCCTGAAAATTTAACTTCAGCTCCTAAAAGTTCAAAAAGTGCAGAAATTGTAGTTGCTAAATCAAATTTCTCAGATTCAACAGAACTTCTAGTCAGACATTGAATAGAATATGAAGCCTCTTTTACCAACACTCTTGCAACATTATTAGAAGTTTGTACCAATCCTTTAATATCTGGACTCATCCTGTAGATTCCATTCGGACAAGAATATAAACTTCTTAGGAGTTTATATTGAAATTCAGCATTTAATACATTCGGAGTATGTTCTATCGCGCTCAATTCAAAACTAAGTTTTGGATCTGTACTTTGGTATTCTTCTTGAATTGTTTTTTGAAAATGCTGTACTTCAGTATTAAACCAGGTTATTTTTGATTCTGGTATTGAGATTTCTGCAATGCATTCTCTGGGTATTGCATTTCGGAGACTTCCACCATCAATACTTCCAATCTCAAGTTCTAGTTGTTTTGAAATAGAATATAAAAAACGGACCATCAATTTATTTGCATTCGCCCTACCTAAATGTATTTCTGTACCAGAGTGGCCTCCCGTGAGTCCTTTTATTTTTAATTTGAACGCTGTTTTGTTTTTTGATTGCTGATAAGCATAATTTCCGGTGACCGTAACATCCACCCCTCCGGCACAACCGATCGTTAATTCATTATCTTCTTCCGTGTCTAAATTCAACATTATTTTTCCATTTAGCAAGCCACCTTTTAGGGATAAAGCTCCGGTCATTCCAGTTTCTTCATCTATGGTAAATAAAGCTTCCAATGCAGGGTGTGGAATATCTTTGGATGCCAATAAACTCATGATACTTGCTACTCCAATACCATTATCTGCACCTAAGGTAGTTCCTTTTGCTTTTACCCAATCCTCCTCAACGAACATTTCAATGCCCTGTGTATTAAAATCAAAAAAGGTATCTGCATTTTTTTGGTGAACCATATCCAAATGACTTTGCAAAACAATTGGAATTCGATTTTCCATCCCATTCGTGGCTGGTTTCTTGATAATCACATTACCCACTTCATCAACTTGCGTTGAAAGATTTAATCGCTCGCCAAATTCTTTAATAAACTGAATCACTTGATTTTCTTTTTTGGAAGCTCTTGGGATAGCATTTAAATCTGCAAAATGATTCCAAATAAATTGGGGTTCTAGAATTCGAATCGAAGGATTAGTATGCATTTATTTTGTTTTTTAAAAATTTTAAGAATATATAATTTACGATTATTGATTTCCGATTTCGTTTAAAAGTAAAAGTTGGCAATCAAATTGAATATTTAAATTGGTTTTATGAATTTAGTGATCTTTGAATTATAAAATTTATAAATTCAGTTTTTATGAATTTGCAATAATGCAAGACCAAGTTCATTTGTAGGTTTTATGTTTAGACATTTTCATTCATGAAAAAGCTTAAGGCACCACTTGGGCAAGTTTTTATTTGCGCAATTATGGATTCTGTGGAAGCGCCAAAAGGTTTAATCCAGGGCTTTTCGGACGGATTAAATACCGCCAGTAATCCATGTTCTCCTTTCCAGCATTTGGTAGAATGAATACATAAGCCTGGTTTCCATACTATAGTCAAGGAATCATTTTTATATTTTTTAATAATTTCTTTCATCTTGATTTAAAAATTATAAATTAAACTTGAAATGCCGATCCACTCGGTGTGAATTATACATTCATGGGGACTTCCATTAATAAAAATTCAGTATTGGATTCTGCTTTTATAGAAATTTTATCAGTATTCCAAATTCCAAATCCATCTCTAGAATTTAATAACTGATCGTTAATTTTTAAATCTCCATTTAAATTAAAAACATATAATCCATTTCCTTTTGATTTAAAGGTATATTCTGTGGATAAACCTTTATCAAATTTAGCTAAATGAAACCAGGCATTTTGATGAATCCATACTCCGGGATCATTTGGATTCGGGGAAACAATTTGTTGTAATTTATTATATCTGTCTTTTAGGTTTAAGGTGATTTGATCGTACCGTGGGGTAATATTTTTCTTATTTGGAAAGACCCAAATTTGAAGAAATTTTACCTGTTTATCTTTATTTTTATTATATTCACTATGCTGAATTCCGGTACCGGCACTCATTACTTGAATATCTCCATTCTTAATAATTGCCACATTGTTTAAACTGTCTTTGTGTTCGAGGTCGCCTTCCAAAGGAATGCTAATTATTTCCATGTTGTCATGCGGATGCGTACCGAAACCCATTCCGGGAGCTACGATATCATCATTAAGGACTCTAAGTACCCCAAAATGCATTCTTTCAGGATTATAGTAATTTGCAAAGCTAAAAGTATGTTTACTGTGTAACCAGCCATGATTAGCATCTCCACGCGTTTCAGATTTATGTAAAATTGTATTCGCCATTAGCTTTGAATTTGTGTTTGGAATGTGGTTGAAACCTAAAATTTCAAGTTCCTTGAGCTCATCAATATCATTCTTAACAACTGCACCTAGGGCCGAAGAAGCCACAAAAATTCCAGTACCCATTAATCCTTTTTGAATAAAGTCTTTTCGTTTCATAATTTTAAATGTTTTAAACAAAAATAATGATATCTGTTTTCATTCGTTCAAATTGTCGAGCTGTTATCAGTTTTAACAAACCTCGCTTTGTTTACTAAAATAGTAGCCAAATTACCTAACAGGCGGACTTTAACCGTTAGCCTGGGTTTGAAAAACTATATTTCAATAATACATTCATCGAATACTAAAATATTAACAGTCCTATATTCAAATCGTTGAAAATAGAATTATTTTTATTGGCCAGTGAGCGTTTCTGACGATATAGGTACCCCGCTTGGCTTAAGTTGCCTTAATTTAAGGTATAGAAAAGTTCCTAAACTTATAAAATAAAGAGACCTTACTATGGAACTTGCTAAAACTCTATTTAATCTTTCTTTTTGACGGTGGATATACCGAAAGGAAGGTAAAGTGGACAAAATCGAACGATACTTGTTAGTAAGAACACGGTGGCTAGAATGAGTAAAACAATAGCCAGCGTTCCTGAAATTAGTTTAGTAAAATAAAGCACTCCAATTACTAAAGCAACAAAAATTCGGATATTTCTATCCATATTACCCATGTTAGGTTCCATTTGAATGAATTTTAGAATTAAAAAAGTAGAATCTTATAAAGGTAGAAAGTAAATCCTCATTTTTTGTAACTTATGTTACAGTTTAATGGATACCTAAACAGAAATAGGAATGATCTAAGATTCAGAGATACCTAAAATTCCTATTTGAATACTGTGTACGCTAATAAAAGCCAAATCAATCCTTTCGTTAGGAAAAATAAGAAACCAATAAATCCTATTTTTTTAATCCAATTTTTCATTGCTACTATTTTTAAAAATTCAGAATGGATCTTTTTTAAATGAATTATAATATGGGCTAAATTATGTTCAAAATATTTATAAACTAAAATTTAATAAGTCCGGTGTAAATATACCGGACTTATTAAATTTAGCTAGGTTCATTGTTTAAATAAAAAGGCTTTAGATTATTGTGTATGAGCCATTGTTTTTTCATCAATCGATACATTTAAACCAGTTGCGATGGCCATTCCAAGCTTAATGTCAGCTCTAAAAAAATGACATAATTGTCTGTTGATTATTTCATCTTTTTTAGGTCCGCTAATTCCACTCATGGCCCCAACAATATTGTTTATTAAATTCTTTTTGTCTTGATCATTTAATACGTCTCTAAATAAATTTCCAGGTTGGGTATAATGATCGTTATCATTTTCATTGCGGTCAAACCAATCTGCAATATTTGAATCTAAATTCATCGCAGGTTCTTTGTAGGATTCATCGACTTCAATATTGTCAAAACTATTTGGACGATAATTAGGATTTGCGTCCCCATTATCACCTACTTGCATTTGTCCGTCACGTTGATAATTTGCAATCATATAAGGACATTTGTTCACTGGAATATGTTCATAATTAACACCTAAACGATAGCGATGTGCATCAGGATATGATAGTATGCGACCTTGTAACATTTTATCTGGTGAATAACCAATACCATCAACCACATGGGCAGGAGCGAATGCAGATTGTTCAACATCCCGGAAATAATTTTGAGGGACTTCATTCAACTCCATCGTGCCGACATCAATTAATGGAAAGTCTTTCTGTGACCATACTTTGGTAAGATCAAAAGGATTAAAACGAAAGCTTTTAGCTTGATCATCGGTCATTACTTGGATTTTCAATGCCCATTTTGGAAAATCATTATTTTCGATTGAATCAATGAGGTCACGTTGTGCATGATCAGGATCAATTCCGCGCATTTCACTTGCATCACTTCCATTAAAATTTTTAATACCCTGCATGGTTTTAAAGTGAAATTTTACCCAGACACGTTCATTTTTTGAATTTATTAGAGAATAGGTATGACTTCCATATCCATTCATATTTCGATATGAAAAAGGCGTGCCACGATCACTCATTAAAATCATTACCTGGTGCAAACTTTCTGGATTTAGACTCCAAAAATCCCACATCATCGTCGGACTTTTACAATTTGTTTTCGGGTCTCTTTTTTGAGTATGAATAAAGTGTGAGAACTTTTTTGGGTCTTTTATAAAGAATACGGGTGTGTTGTTACCGACCAGGTCCCAATTGCCATCTTCCGTATAAAATTTCATAGCAAAACCACGAGGATCTCGTTCGCTATCAGCACTCCCTTTTTCTCCACCTACTGTACTAAAGCGAATAAACATTTTCGTTTGTTTGCCAACGGTACTAAATATTTTAGCTTTTGTGTATGCTGTGATATCATTGGTGACTGTAAATGTTCCAAATGCACCGGAACCTTTGGCATGCACAACGCGCTCTGGAATTCGCTCCCGGTTAAAATGAGCCATATCTTCATGTAAAAAGTAATCTTGTAAAAGTATGGGCCCACGATTACCAATAGTCATGGAGTTTTCAAACTCATAGAATGGCCTACCACTTGCAGTAGTTAATTTTTTCTTTTCCATATTAATTGATTTATTTTATTTAGAGATAAGCAAATATACAACAATAAAATCATCAATGATATTGATATTATCTATATTTGTATAGATAAAATCTATTTAAATGAATTTCCAACAACTTGAATATATTATTGCAGTCGATACACACCGACATTTTTTAAGAGCTGCACAAAATTGTTTTGTTACCCAAGCTACCTTGAGTATGATGATTCAAAAATTGGAAGAAGAATTGGGTGTTAAACTATTTGATCGAAGCAAAAAACCAGTAAAACCAACAGAAGTTGGAATTAAAATTATTGCACAAGCAAGGAGAATTTTAGGAGAAGTCGCCAAAGTAACTGAACTTGTTCAAGAAGAAAAAGGTGAACTCATTGGTGATTTAAAAATTGGAATTATTCCAACCTTGGCTCCTTATCTTTTACCTTTATTTTTAAAAGATTTTATCGCTGCCTATCCGCAGGTTAAACTAATCATTAACGAACACATTACAACTCAAATCGTCCAGCGTTTAAAGGATGGGCAATTAGATGTTGGTATTTTGGCAAGCCCTTTAAATGATAAATCCATTAGAGAACAGGTTTTATTTTATGAAACCTTTTATTTATTTGTAAATAAACAGGAAAAAGGCTTTAAAAAACACTATGTATTGCCAGAAGATATTGATATAAACCGACTTTGGCTATTGGATGAAGGGCATTGTATGCGAAATCAGATATTAAATTTTTGTGAACTAAAAAAGCAA from Saprospiraceae bacterium carries:
- the trmB gene encoding tRNA (guanosine(46)-N7)-methyltransferase TrmB, which encodes MSKRSKLEKFAENLNLPNVFENFSFKNPVLYKTLHEQIEFKGNWKLGYFKNKDPLVLELACGGGEYCLGLSALYPINNYIGIDIKGARIWKGAKKALDSQNERIAFLRTKIELLPHFFSAHEVDEIWITFPDPFLKQRKTAKRLTAPFYLNIYKQILKPNGMLHLKTDDTTLYNFTLETLQQDTDFKILDFSDNIYNSGKEYPEMDVKTYYELKHLAIGKTIKYIRFQRTS
- a CDS encoding alpha/beta hydrolase, which translates into the protein MNWTIRNIILSFGAILILYIVGVLSLYIFIDSILFRTERTNNYNFTNSKRKEEVQISIPEQSVIYAALCKPTGKEKAMVLYLHGAQGNINKHLGFCENFTSRGASVLIPDFRGFGKSSGSVTESSLNEDAISAMEWIRKRYREDSIIIYAKDFSANAACYLASMLPCRFVVLENPVYSLRRWMRDRFPALALPYELKYDFNTYDYLPNSISPVYILQSKSNANCSQSDAKKLQDLLKDPNTLIWLENNKNESIHELEQFQGALDQLFNF
- a CDS encoding T9SS type A sorting domain-containing protein, producing MKYFSLLIFTNFLVIGFSQQAPTKEGFQNIVKAEQKANALKLNASAQIFIDDYDVIYHRCEWQVDPAVYYIQGKVTTYLSPLVLDFQNIRFNLSNVLHVDSVEYRGTKVGFTHLLDELTIPIQNTIQIGEMDSVSVYYQGAPPKTGFGSFDANMHAGIPVLWTLSEPYGGSDWWPCKDGLIDKADSIEILIKTPAMYRAASNGVLMDETLEGNFKIYHWKHRYPIATYLICMAVTNYIQYSHFVPYENTNTEVLNYIYPEDSASAASQTPWIIPVMQLYDTLFGVYPFADEKYGHCQFGWGGGMEHQTFTFVGAFYFELLAHELAHHWFGDKITCGSWQDVWLNEGFATYLSGLSYERILPQWWRQFKAGRIEDVISEPGGSVWCDDTTQVGRIFNGRLSYSKGALILHQLRWIIGDSAFFKAVHNYVNDPSLVYGFARTGDLIEHFESTSGRPLDWYFDDWFTGQGYPIYQLQWSQNGTIVNIQINQNQSHPSVPYFELPIPIQFKNQNRDTIIRLENMFSGQNYSLEIPFKVDTVVIDPDLWLIQKNDVITTVSETELKDLVSIAPNPVHDLLQIRFAKTFQSIQFKLIDDTGKEILNQKTTPSSFLEINVKEFNTGIYFLHFNIEGQTGIIRFIKE
- a CDS encoding Hsp20/alpha crystallin family protein gives rise to the protein MELANRLPFVNIIDTGNAYKFELAAPGLESKDFKVEIDKGMLTISAEKNEEFKEKTEDISRIEYSYNSFSRTFRLPENCVADKMSAKYENGILRLMIPKSEENLTKTVKEIKVS
- a CDS encoding aminoacyl-histidine dipeptidase, producing MHTNPSIRILEPQFIWNHFADLNAIPRASKKENQVIQFIKEFGERLNLSTQVDEVGNVIIKKPATNGMENRIPIVLQSHLDMVHQKNADTFFDFNTQGIEMFVEEDWVKAKGTTLGADNGIGVASIMSLLASKDIPHPALEALFTIDEETGMTGALSLKGGLLNGKIMLNLDTEEDNELTIGCAGGVDVTVTGNYAYQQSKNKTAFKLKIKGLTGGHSGTEIHLGRANANKLMVRFLYSISKQLELEIGSIDGGSLRNAIPRECIAEISIPESKITWFNTEVQHFQKTIQEEYQSTDPKLSFELSAIEHTPNVLNAEFQYKLLRSLYSCPNGIYRMSPDIKGLVQTSNNVARVLVKEASYSIQCLTRSSVESEKFDLATTISALFELLGAEVKFSGSYPGWTPKPSSPIVKLMSELYQERYHEPALVNACHAGLECGILGTNYPDMQMISFGPTIRGAHSPDEKVSISSVQKFWEYLKATLNAIPIK
- a CDS encoding (4Fe-4S)-binding protein — encoded protein: MKEIIKKYKNDSLTIVWKPGLCIHSTKCWKGEHGLLAVFNPSEKPWIKPFGASTESIIAQIKTCPSGALSFFMNENV
- a CDS encoding pirin family protein; the encoded protein is MKRKDFIQKGLMGTGIFVASSALGAVVKNDIDELKELEILGFNHIPNTNSKLMANTILHKSETRGDANHGWLHSKHTFSFANYYNPERMHFGVLRVLNDDIVAPGMGFGTHPHDNMEIISIPLEGDLEHKDSLNNVAIIKNGDIQVMSAGTGIQHSEYNKNKDKQVKFLQIWVFPNKKNITPRYDQITLNLKDRYNKLQQIVSPNPNDPGVWIHQNAWFHLAKFDKGLSTEYTFKSKGNGLYVFNLNGDLKINDQLLNSRDGFGIWNTDKISIKAESNTEFLLMEVPMNV
- a CDS encoding DUF2892 domain-containing protein, with product MEPNMGNMDRNIRIFVALVIGVLYFTKLISGTLAIVLLILATVFLLTSIVRFCPLYLPFGISTVKKKD
- a CDS encoding catalase; the protein is MEKKKLTTASGRPFYEFENSMTIGNRGPILLQDYFLHEDMAHFNRERIPERVVHAKGSGAFGTFTVTNDITAYTKAKIFSTVGKQTKMFIRFSTVGGEKGSADSERDPRGFAMKFYTEDGNWDLVGNNTPVFFIKDPKKFSHFIHTQKRDPKTNCKSPTMMWDFWSLNPESLHQVMILMSDRGTPFSYRNMNGYGSHTYSLINSKNERVWVKFHFKTMQGIKNFNGSDASEMRGIDPDHAQRDLIDSIENNDFPKWALKIQVMTDDQAKSFRFNPFDLTKVWSQKDFPLIDVGTMELNEVPQNYFRDVEQSAFAPAHVVDGIGYSPDKMLQGRILSYPDAHRYRLGVNYEHIPVNKCPYMIANYQRDGQMQVGDNGDANPNYRPNSFDNIEVDESYKEPAMNLDSNIADWFDRNENDNDHYTQPGNLFRDVLNDQDKKNLINNIVGAMSGISGPKKDEIINRQLCHFFRADIKLGMAIATGLNVSIDEKTMAHTQ
- a CDS encoding LysR family transcriptional regulator, producing the protein MNFQQLEYIIAVDTHRHFLRAAQNCFVTQATLSMMIQKLEEELGVKLFDRSKKPVKPTEVGIKIIAQARRILGEVAKVTELVQEEKGELIGDLKIGIIPTLAPYLLPLFLKDFIAAYPQVKLIINEHITTQIVQRLKDGQLDVGILASPLNDKSIREQVLFYETFYLFVNKQEKGFKKHYVLPEDIDINRLWLLDEGHCMRNQILNFCELKKQHEIEENLHYEAGSIETLKNLVDNNFGMTIIPELAALNLSKLQKKRLRFFKTPMPVREISMITHRQYVKHKLVAVLRESILKAIPMEINKEKEVRIIDL